The DNA window AGCTACAGAAGCACTGACCGAAACCCGCCAATTACAGGGTCAGCTCCGGCTGAACATTCTGGAAATGTATAACCGGGCACATGCCGGTCACATAGGCTGCTCGCTAAGCTGCGTCGACCTTATGATAGCTACGCTGATCCTGCGGAAGCGGCCTCAGGATACGTTTCTGCTATCGAAAGGACACGCGGCTGCGGCCCTGTACATTTGCCTGCATCACCTCGGCGAACTGACCGACGACGATCTGGCTACGTTTTATCAGAACGACACCACCCTGCCCGCCCATCCGGCCCCCAACAAGCACAAAGGCATTCCGTTTGCCACGGGATCGCTCGGGCACGGCCTGCCCATTGGCACTGGTATTGCCCAGGCGGGTAAGATGCTGGGCGACGATTCGCGGGTGTTCGTGCTTATGTCTGACGGGGAAACCAACGAAGGTACCACCTGGGAGGCCGCTTACTTCGCGATTCAGAATCAGCTCGATAACCTGATCATTCTGGTCGACAAAAATGGACTACAGGGGTTCAACGCCACAGCTAATGTGCTGGGCGACACGGCCGATGTAGCAGTGTGGTCGGCGATGGGCTTCGACGTGATGGAAGCTGACGGCCACAACATTGACGAACTGACAGCGGTCATCGATGAGCTGACGGCCCGCCCCAACGGCAAGCCCAAACTGATCGTAGCCAAAACCGTGAAAGGCCGTGGTGTATCATACATGGAAAACCGGCTGGAATGGCACTACCTGCCCATGAAAGCGGAGCAGTACGACCAGGCCCAGGCCGACGTCAGAGAACGGTATTTCTGATGTGCGGGAGCTGACCCGACTTGTCGGGCCGCTTGCCATGCTTTCTACCATCCTACAACTTCCTGAATGAATCAAACGACTACGCTCGCTGACTCGATCGGTCAACTTAACGGCCCCATCGTCATTTTCGGGGCCAGCGGCTTTATAGGCGCCAACCTGTTCGAACAACTGTTCCGCGTTCGCAAGGACGTTTTCGCGCTCACGCACGACGCTACCAAAGCCTGGCGGCTTAAGCTGCTCGACGTACCCGCCGAAAACATTATTCACTGCGATATTCTGTCTGATACGTCGATCAAGGATGTGTTCGGCAAAATTCATCCCCGGACGGTATTTAACCTGGCCGCCTATGGCGCTTACAGTAAGCAGAAAAACGTTGGGCTGACCTACGAGACCAACGTGCTCGGCACGGTCAATATCCTGGAAAACTGCACCGAGAGCATGGTGTATATCCACGCGGGTAGTAGTTCGGAATATGGTTTCAACTGCACGGCGCCCAAAGAAACCGACCCCGTTGAGCCCAACAGCCATTACGCCGTCTCGAAAGTGTCGGCGGCTTATACCCTTGAATATTACGCCCGGCTGCGTGGGCTGAATACGCTCAACCTGCGGCTGTATTCCATCTACGGCGGCTGGGAAGAACCCGACCGGCTGATTCCCCGGCTGGTGGAAGAAGCCCGTCAGCACAGCCTGCCCCCGCTGGTTTCGCCCGATATCAGCCGCGATTTTGTGTACGTCGACGATTGCGTTGGGGCGTTTGTGCAGGCCGCGCTGCGCGTCAACCCCGCGATTCGGGGGCGGTCATACAACATTGCAACGGGCCAGAAAACGACCATGCGCGAACTGGTCGAAGCGGCCCGGCAAGCGTTCGGCGTTACGAAGGAGCCGGTTTGGGGCAGCATGGGCAACCGCGCCTGGGACCTCGCCGACTGGTACGGCGACCCGGCAGCGGCCGAAGCCGATCTGGGCTGGAAAGCCACCACGTCGCTGAGCGATGGCCTGCGGCAAACCGCCAACTGGCAAACATCGCACCAGTATACCGAGCGCGTCATTCCCGCGTTCCAGACGCCCACGCTCAACCCCGTCATCTCGCCCATCATCGCCTGTTACAAGGATGCGCAGGCCATTCCGTACATGTACGAGCGGCTGGTGAAAACCTTCAACGAGATGAAGGTGCGGTACGAAATCATCTTCGTCAATGACAACTCGCCCGACAATACCGACGAGGTGCTGAACGAAATCTGCGCCAAAGACCCCAACGTAATCGCCATCAAGCACTCGCGCAACTTCGGCTCGCAGTCGGCTTTTTTGAGCGGCATGGAAATTTCGACCGGCGACGCTGTGGTGCTGATGGACGGCGACTTGCAGGACCCGCCCGAAATCATTCCGAAGTTCTACGAAAAGTGGCAGCAGGGTTTCGACGTCACCTACGGCGTACGCGTACAGCGGGAAATGGCTCCGCACGTCCACTTCTTTTACAAGCAGTTTTACCGCCTGTTCCGCAAAACGGCGTACATCAACATCCCGGTCGACGCGGGCGATTTTTCGATGATCGATCGGAAGGTAGTGCGCGAACTGGTGAACCTGCCCGAAACTGAACAGTTTCTGCGGGGGCTGCGGGCCTGGGTTGGTTTCCGGCAAACCGGCGTCGACTACGTCCGGCCCGAGCGAATGTTCGGCGTCTCGACCAACAACTGGACGAAGAACATCTGGTGGGCGAAAAAAGCCATTTTCTCGTTCAGCTTCGCCCCGCTCGAACTGATGACCTATAGCGGTTTTGTGCTAACTGGGTTGTCGTTCATAGCCGCCTTAGCGCAGATCATCGGTCGCATTCTAAACCCCGACATTCCGCACGGCATACCCACGATCATCGTACTTACCTTGTTTTTTGGTGGAATCAACCTGCTTGGCCTCTCCTTCCTGGGCGAGTACATCAGCAAGATCTTCGAGGAAACGAAGAAACGTCCCAAATTCATTCGAACGATGGTACGGAAAGGGAGACAGGTGTATACAACATCGGCAGAAATCAATACATTGGTGCAGCAAAGAAGCAACAAATGATCTCTTGTTTGCACAACCGTAATGTCCACCACAGAACGCTTCAGACCACCCTCCCATGTTGCCCCCGACGGCTTAAAAAGTAAAGCACTCTTTTTCCTGCGTCGGGTACTTGACTTTCAGTTCAACACAATTTTTTCTACGCTACAGCGCGCCATGCCGCAGTACAGCGGAACCGTCATTGATATCGGCTGTGGAAACTGTCCGTTTGAACACCTGGTCGACACTAACAAGGCGCGATACATTGGTATCGACGTCGCTGATGCACAGAAATGGGACTATACCAATAGCAAAATCGTGACTTATGACGGAAAAAATATTCCCTTTGCCGCTGCATCCGTCGATCATCTGATCTGCACGGAGGTACTGGAACATGTACCAGAACCGCACGACCTGATTGCCGACATGTATCGGGTACTGAAGCCTGGCGGCACGGGTATTATTACCATACCCTGGTCGGCTCGTTTCCATTACAAGCCATATGATTACCACCGGTACACGCCATCTACGCTGGAAGCGTTATTTAACCAGTTCGCCAGTGTTCGCGTTCAGAATCGGGGAACCGACATCAATGCCATCGTTAACAAAAGCATTGTACTGTATTTCGGTAACGTGTCGACCCTGACCGAGTCAGTGCTCTGGCTTCCAGTCAAGGTGTTATTACTACTTGTGTTTGCTCCCGTAATTGGGTTACTGGTACTCTGGGGTCATTTAGCCCTCGCCTTTGGCTGGGGATCATCAGACGACCCGCTGGGCTACACGATATGGCTTCAGAAGTGAGCTAGTATTCTATCGTAGTGCTAGTCAATATCAACTAACAGCATCGCGCTATGCGTAATGAATTTGCAGCCGCCATTGAACGAATCGGGCGGGAAGATGAAAAAATCGTATTCCTGACCGGCGACCTGGGGTATAATGCCCTCGAAAGCGTTGCCAGCGCGTTGGGTCCCCGCTTCATCAACGCGGGTGTGGCCGAACAGAACATGGTCGGGATGGCAGCCGGACTGGCGTATCGGGGCTACAAGGTGTTTTGCTACAGCATTGCGCCCTTTGCCGTGTATCGTTGTCTGGAGCAGTTTCGCAACGATGCCTGCCTGCACAACATGCCCGTCTTCATCGTCGGTAACGGCGGAGGCTACGGCTATGGCATCATGGGCAGCACCCACCACGCCATCGAAGACCTGGCCTGCCTGAGCGGCTTGCAGAACGTGAAAACGTACATTCCTGCGTTTGCCGACGAAGTGCCGTCGATGCTCGATCAGATCGTGGCCGAAGCCGGACCGGCTTACCTACGGCTGGGCGTTGGCCCGAAGACGCCCGATGGAGCCGAGATCAGCGGCACGTTCAAACACGTCGTACACAGCACCGAGTCGAAAGGCACCATCGTTTCGCTGGGACCCGTGACGGCCAACGTCATGACGGCTTTGCAGGATAAATCGCTGGCGGGACAGTTCGACGTGTTTACGGCTATGAACCTGCCTCTCGATCTGCCCGCCGAGCTGGCTGGCCAATGGGCGGGCAAGCCGATGCTGGTGGTTGAAGAGCACATCGCCATCGGTGGGTTGGGGCAGCAGCTTTCGGCGCAGCTCCTGAGCAACGGCAACGCGCCCAGCCGGTTTGTGAGCCTGACGGCGCAGGGCTACCCCAGCGGCCGCTACGGCGACCAGAAATACCACCAGCAACAGTCCGGCCTCGACCCCGCCAACATTGCCCAGCAACTAAACGCCCTGACGAACTAAAGCGGGGCATGCGTAAATCGATTGAGACGTATTATTCCCGGCTATGGGCGTGGCTTCTGCTGGCCCTGCCGGTGCTGGCGTTCGCCCTGCTTTGGCACCGCTATGCGGTCAGCGTGCCGAAATGGGACGACCATGCCCTGCGTCATTTTCTCTACCTCGCCGATCAGGCACCGACCCTGGCCGACAAACTGCATCAGTTCGTCAAGCAGCATAACGAACACCGGATCGTGTATGACCGGATCGTGGCCTGGCTCGACTATCAGCTGACGGGCAAGCTAAATTTCCGGCATCTGATGGTCGTGGGTAACCTCAGTTTGCTGGGGCTGCTGCTGGTGTTCATCCGGGTGCTGCGCCGGGCCGGCCGGCCGCTGTTGTACGCGGTACCGGTGGCGTGGCTGCTGTTCAACCTGTCGCAGTGGGAGAATATGTACTGGGGCATGGCTGCGGTGCAGAACTTCTCCATCCTGCTCTGGATCGTGGGCATGGTTTATTCTCTGAGCTACACCAACCGCCTGCTGCTGGCGCTTACGCTGGCGGGGCTGGCAACGCTCACCAGCGGCAACGGGCTGCTGGCCTGGCCCATCGGTGCGCTGATTCTATTTCTGCGGCTGGCCCAACCCTACAGCACCCGTCGCCCGCTGACGATCTGGCTGATTACCAGCGCCGTCGCGATTGGCTGTTACTTTATAGGCTTTGCAAAGCCGGGCGATATTGCCTACGTACAGGCGGGTGTCGGCCAACTGCTCGGCGGCTGGTTTGCCTTCATGGGTGCCGCTGCCGAAGTTATTCCCGTTTCGCCCCCGCTGCGGCTTTGCACCGTGCTGGGCGGCATTATGGTCGTGTCGGTGCTGGGCGTGATCGGCTGGAGCGGATTCGGGCATCGACTGGCCATCGGGCGTAGTTTTCGCTGGCTATTCGTTTCACCGAAGAAGCGGGACACCCCGGCAGGAGCCGTGCTACCACCCAGCCTGCTGTTTTTCTGGGGAACGGGCCTGTTTCTGCTAATCACCGGTCTTGTGGTGGCCCGCGCCAGAGTTGGGTTCGGGGCCGATTTGCTGATTACCAGCCGCTACAAACCGTATTCGCTGACGTTGCTGGCCCTGCTGTACACCTACGCGGTGGTCTGGCTGAGCGGTCGGCCGGGGCAGTGGGTTATGCGGCTGGGCATCGTTGGCGGGGTGCTGTTCGGCTGGCTGTCGTACCTGTCGTTTCTCGACGAAACCATCTGGTGGCGGCACTGGCTGGTGACCAATCAGTTCAACTGGCGCTACTCGACAAACCAGCCCATCGAACAGGCTGACGCCGTTACGAAGCAATACATCAACCCGGCACCGGCTTTTTACACCGCCGGTTTATCCGTACTTTTCGGGCCGGTTTCGGGTGAAACGGTCCCGGTGCAGGTCGACTCATCGTCGGCGGGGTACCGGGTTACGAATCAGTCGCTGCTGGCAGACCCCTCGCGTGGGCCCGATGCAGGTGCGTATGTTGTGGCCCGTTCCACGAAGCGCACGTACCTGTTTCCGGTCTGGCAGGCAATAGGTACGCTGCCCTCGGCGCGGTTCTTGCCGGGACGCTTGTTCAGGCCGGGCTTCCACGCTGATATTACCCGATACGAACTGGACAAAGGGCAGTACGAGCTGTATATCCTGCGGGCAACGCCCGACCAGCCGTACCGGCTCTACCCAACCAATACAACGCTTACGGCGGCCGGACCACCACCCGATACGTCGATTAAAAACTGGTAATGACAGCACAACAAACCACCACCCGCCCCGTATTGAACCACCTTCGTCAGCTCGACGGTATCCGGTTTGTGGCCGTGGGGCTGGTGCTGTTCGATCACTGGATGGCCGGGCGGGTCGAACTGCCGCTGGGGGCGCTGGGTGTAACGATCTTCTTCGTGCTCAGTGGCTTTCTGATTACGCGCATCCTGCTGTCGAGCAAAGACAAGCTGAGTCGGCAGCCAAACGGTGGCCTGGGTAAGTACCTGAGCGTCTTTTACATTCGCCGGACGCTGCGCATTTTTCCGGTCTATTACCTGACGCTCATCGTTCTGTTTCTGATTAACGAGCCCCCCGTTCGCCGGACGTTTGCGTGGCTGGCCCTCTACGCGACGAACCTGTACATGGCCTACCACACCAGCTGGATGGGCACCGTCGATCACCTGTGGTCGCTGGCGGTTGAGGAGCAGGTATACCTGTTTTTCCCACTACTGCTGTTTTTCGTGCCGCGCCGGTGGGTACCGCTCACGGCTGGGCTGATGATCGTCGGGGCCGTGGCCATGCGGTATTACCTGTACGCCAACCGATACCCGTGGTTTATCGGCTACGTAACCATGCCTGCCTGTCTGGATTCGTTTGGGCTGGGGGCCATTATGGCGTACTGGTGGCTGTATCAGCGCGACCGCTTCACGGCCGTTTTCAGCAGTACGATCTGGATATGGGTCAGCATTGCGCTGCTGGTTGTCGTGGCCGTTTCGACCAAACTGCTACCCGCTATCCCCGACGTAACGGGCCTGCCGGGTCATCATAACGTCATGTCTGACGTGTGGGAGCGGCTGGTTTCGTCGCTGATTGGTTTTTTCCTGATTGGCCATGCCGTTATCGGCTTCGGTGGCTTGATGAAGTGGCTGCTGGAAAACCCGGTTAGTCAGTATATGGGCCGCATCAGTTATGGGCTGTACCTCTACCACAATTTTGTGTTCAACGTCTACCACACGCAACCGACGCATTTCACGGTCCGGGCCTGGCGACGCATCACCGACGTACTGCCCTTTCTGAATAGCTCGTACGTATTCTCGTTCTGTTTTTATCTGGCTCTCACCATCGTAATTGCCACGCTCTCGTGGTATCTGATCGAAAAGCCGATCAACAATCTCAAAGACCGGTACACCGTTTAACGCCCCCAACCCGCCGGTAACCTACCGTATAATAACGTGCCCGGTCGCCGGCCTGTGTGGTGTCCCCGAAACTGACTGGTACACGCTGATAGCCACGTTCTTTGGCAAACTAATTGCGCGTATAGATTATAACTATATTTTGTGTCGAAAAAATATAGTTATACCCTGTAAATGGATACGCCGTTAGCCAATCACATACAGTTCCATACCAGGCTGGTCGACTGTTTACGGTGGCTGATTCTGTATTCGCTGCTTTTACTAACAGGTACTGCCACTGCACAGACCGCTACCCGGCGCTTTACCTACCTGACCACCGATCAGGGACTATCCCAGAACAACGTTACCAGTATCGTCCGCGACCGGCAGGGTTTTATGTGGTTCGGCACCCGCGACGGCCTGAACAAATACGATGGGTACAACTGCATCGTTTATCGGCACGACCCAAAAAATCCGACCAGTATTGGCCACAACTACGTACAAACACTGTTTATCGACCGGCAGGGGCGGCTCTGGATCGGCACCGACGAAGGTGGGCTGAGTTTATTCGATGCCCGCACGGAGCGGTTCACCAATTACCAGCGTATCGCCGGTGACCGTAACAGCTTCGCCAGCAACCAGATTCTGTCTGTCGTACAGGATAAAGAAGGTTACCTGTGGGTAGGCACCGGGCGGGGCGGATTCAGCCGTTTTCACCACGACAGGCACACCTTCACTACGTACACCTACAATGCTGCCGACTCAACCAGCCTCAGCGACCCGACCGTACATTCCCTCTGCTTCGACCGAAGCGGCATATTATGGATCGGTACCCCTAAAGGACTCGATCGTTTTGAGCCAGCTACCGGCCGGTTTACTCATTACCGACACAATCAGGCCGATCCGTCGTCGCTCAGCGCCGATAATGTCAATGTGGTTTATCTGGACAGTCGGGGACAGTTGTGGGTCGGCACCGAAGGGGGCGGGCTCGATCGCGTCGAATCCGGGCAGAAGGGCTTCGTTCATTACCGAAAAGCGGCTGGCACGACCCGACAACTCAGCCATCTGGACGTTATTTCCCTGACCGAAGATCAGCAACATAACCTGTGGATCGGCACGCGCAATGGCGGTATCACGGTTCGATCGCCCAACGACACCTTTTCCTACTTTCCGTACGACGAGAACCAACCGGGCGGACTTAACAACGGCTCGATCTACAGCATGTATCAGGACCCCACCGGGCTGATGTGGATTGGTACGTATTCCGGTGGCGTCAATCGGCTGATAACGGATCGGCCCAAGTTTGTCCTGTACCGCAATAACCCCAATAAACTCGATCAGCTGAGTAACAACAACGTACTGAGCATCCTGGAAGACAAAGCCGGAAACGTGTGGATCGGCACTGATGGTGGCGGCATCAATTTACTGGCGAAAGGGGCAACGGCGTTCAAATCGTACCAGCACCAGAACACACCGCAGAGCGTCGGCAGCAACTACGTACTCGCCATTGCTGAAGATTCAAAAGGGCGCATCTGGACCGGCAACTACAAGGGTGGCCTGAGCCGGTACGACCCGGTCACCAACCGCTTCGTTACCGACCCTGCACTGGCGCAGCTCAGCGTCAGTTCCATTCTGGAAACGCCCGACGGCACGCTTTGGCTGGGTACGTTCGACAACCTCCTCATCGGCTATGACCCAGAAACGAAGACGGCAACCCGAATTCCGTTTGAGGCTGCGATTATCACGGATCTGGACAGGTTTAACAACGGTCAGTTCTGGGTCACCACGGAAACGTATGGTCTGTATGCGTTTACGCCGGGCAAGGGCATTACGGCTCACTACCTCAACAGCAAGCGGAACCCGCACAGTCTGAGCAGTAACATGATCAACGTGCTGTTCCAGGATTCGAAAAAACGGATCTGGATCGGTACGAGTAGTGGCCTCAATCTGTTCGATGTGGCTCACCAGTCGTTTATGTCATACGGGATAAAGGACGGCCTGCCGAACGAAGTTATTCAAAGCATTCAGGAAGACAAACAGGGCAATCTGTGGATGAGCACCAATAAAGGACTGAGCATCTTCAACCCGCAGACAAAGTCGGTTCGTAATTTCGACCGGAGCGACGGCCTGCAAAGCTCATCGTTCAACAGGCGTTCATCCGCCCAGACTGCCAGAGGACAATTATTTTTCGGCGGTCTTCGGGGTATGAACAGCTTTTACCCCGACAGTATTCGGTACAATCGATTCGTACCGCCCGTTTACAACACCAGCCTACAGATTTTTAATAAGCCCGTCGACGTCCGGGATACCAACTCGGTACTGCAAGAAGCCATCACCCAGACGCACGATCTCACCCTCTCCTACCAGCAGTCTGTCCTGACGTTTGGTTACTCGGCCCTCAACTACATGCAGTCGGCCAAGAATCAGTACGCCTACAAGCTGGAAGGTTTTAACGCCGATTGGGTGCAGGCCGGTACCGAACGCACGGCCACCTATACCAACCTGAATCCGGGCGACTACGTGTTTCGGGTCAGAGCGTCTAATAATGACGGCGTCTGGAACAACCGGGGTACGTTTATCAACCTGCACATCATTCCCCCCTACTGGCAAACGTGGTGGTTTCGATCACTGGTGCTGATCGGGTTGCTACTGTTGCTGTACGGCATCTACCGGCTGCGCATTCGGTCGATTAGGCGGCAGCAGGTTGCGCTCCGGCAGCAGGTTGACGAACGGACGCGGGAAGTGACCAGTCAGCAGCAGGTACTGGTCGAGCAGGCGGACCGGCTGACGCTCCTCAACGACCAGCTTCAGCAGCAGGCCCGGCAGGAACAGCAGGCCCGGCAGGAAGCCGACCAGGCCAACCAGGCGAAAAGCGAATTTCTGGCGACCATGAGCCACGAAATCCGTACGCCCATGAACGGGGTAATCGGCATGACGGCTTTACTGTCCGACACAGCTCTCTCCGAGGAGCAACGCGATTATACCGACACGATCCGGAATTGCAGCGAAAGCCTGATGGGCATCATCAACGATATTCTGGATTTCTCCAAGATCGAATCGGGGCACATGGAACTGGCCGTGCACGAAGTCGATCTGCGGGCCTGTATCGAGGATGTGCTGGATGTATGCGCCAGTAAAACCAGTCAGCCTTACCTGAATCTGCTGTACCACATCGATCCGGAAGTACCGCTTTACCTGCTGGGCGATGGATTGCGGCTGCGCCAGGTGCTGATGAATCTGGTTGGCAATGCGGTTAAGTTTACGCAGCAGGGCGAGGTGATCGTCGGGGTGAAACTGGCGGAACAAACGGCCGGTCAGCCCCGGCAACTGGCTTTTTCCGTGCGCGACACCGGCATCGGTATCCCGGACAGTAAGCTCGACCGGCTGTTTCGGGCTTTTTCACAGGTCGATTCGTCGCATACCCGTCAGTACGGCGGTACGGGGCTGGGGCTGGTGATCAGCCAGCGTCTGGTTGAGCTGATGGGCGGCCGTATCGATATGCAGAGCGAAGTGGGCAAAGGCACCACCTTTTCCTTCACCATTACCTATCAGCCAAGTCAGCTGGTCCACCCGCCCGCTGAACCGCTTACCCTGCCAGCCGACCTGTCAGTGCTGTATGTCGACGATAGTGCAACCAGCCGGCTCATGGCTAAAGCCTGTTTTGACAGCCACAAGATAGTGAACCACGTAGCCGATTCTGCCCGGCAGGCGCTCGACATCCTGGCTGCCGGCCACTCGTTTTCTCTGCTGGTAATTGACCGGCACATGCCTAACATGGATGGTATCGAACTGGCCCGGCAGATCCGGACGCAATACGGCAGCATACCAACCCTGTTGCTCACGGCGAAAGGCGACGATCGATCCCAGATCCCGGTCGACCAGTTTGCGGCTATTCTGGCCCGACCCGTACGCAGACAGTTGCTGGAACAGTCGCTGCTGAAACTGCTTGAGATGCCGAGGACAGTTGTAGCCCCACAGCCTGTCCCGGCGATATTTACCGCCGATTTCGCGACCGATTGCCCTCTACGGATTCTGATCGCGGAGGATAACCC is part of the Spirosoma rhododendri genome and encodes:
- a CDS encoding NAD-dependent epimerase/dehydratase family protein, translating into MNQTTTLADSIGQLNGPIVIFGASGFIGANLFEQLFRVRKDVFALTHDATKAWRLKLLDVPAENIIHCDILSDTSIKDVFGKIHPRTVFNLAAYGAYSKQKNVGLTYETNVLGTVNILENCTESMVYIHAGSSSEYGFNCTAPKETDPVEPNSHYAVSKVSAAYTLEYYARLRGLNTLNLRLYSIYGGWEEPDRLIPRLVEEARQHSLPPLVSPDISRDFVYVDDCVGAFVQAALRVNPAIRGRSYNIATGQKTTMRELVEAARQAFGVTKEPVWGSMGNRAWDLADWYGDPAAAEADLGWKATTSLSDGLRQTANWQTSHQYTERVIPAFQTPTLNPVISPIIACYKDAQAIPYMYERLVKTFNEMKVRYEIIFVNDNSPDNTDEVLNEICAKDPNVIAIKHSRNFGSQSAFLSGMEISTGDAVVLMDGDLQDPPEIIPKFYEKWQQGFDVTYGVRVQREMAPHVHFFYKQFYRLFRKTAYINIPVDAGDFSMIDRKVVRELVNLPETEQFLRGLRAWVGFRQTGVDYVRPERMFGVSTNNWTKNIWWAKKAIFSFSFAPLELMTYSGFVLTGLSFIAALAQIIGRILNPDIPHGIPTIIVLTLFFGGINLLGLSFLGEYISKIFEETKKRPKFIRTMVRKGRQVYTTSAEINTLVQQRSNK
- a CDS encoding acyltransferase family protein, which gives rise to MTAQQTTTRPVLNHLRQLDGIRFVAVGLVLFDHWMAGRVELPLGALGVTIFFVLSGFLITRILLSSKDKLSRQPNGGLGKYLSVFYIRRTLRIFPVYYLTLIVLFLINEPPVRRTFAWLALYATNLYMAYHTSWMGTVDHLWSLAVEEQVYLFFPLLLFFVPRRWVPLTAGLMIVGAVAMRYYLYANRYPWFIGYVTMPACLDSFGLGAIMAYWWLYQRDRFTAVFSSTIWIWVSIALLVVVAVSTKLLPAIPDVTGLPGHHNVMSDVWERLVSSLIGFFLIGHAVIGFGGLMKWLLENPVSQYMGRISYGLYLYHNFVFNVYHTQPTHFTVRAWRRITDVLPFLNSSYVFSFCFYLALTIVIATLSWYLIEKPINNLKDRYTV
- a CDS encoding class I SAM-dependent methyltransferase; translated protein: MSTTERFRPPSHVAPDGLKSKALFFLRRVLDFQFNTIFSTLQRAMPQYSGTVIDIGCGNCPFEHLVDTNKARYIGIDVADAQKWDYTNSKIVTYDGKNIPFAAASVDHLICTEVLEHVPEPHDLIADMYRVLKPGGTGIITIPWSARFHYKPYDYHRYTPSTLEALFNQFASVRVQNRGTDINAIVNKSIVLYFGNVSTLTESVLWLPVKVLLLLVFAPVIGLLVLWGHLALAFGWGSSDDPLGYTIWLQK
- a CDS encoding transketolase, which encodes MQATEALTETRQLQGQLRLNILEMYNRAHAGHIGCSLSCVDLMIATLILRKRPQDTFLLSKGHAAAALYICLHHLGELTDDDLATFYQNDTTLPAHPAPNKHKGIPFATGSLGHGLPIGTGIAQAGKMLGDDSRVFVLMSDGETNEGTTWEAAYFAIQNQLDNLIILVDKNGLQGFNATANVLGDTADVAVWSAMGFDVMEADGHNIDELTAVIDELTARPNGKPKLIVAKTVKGRGVSYMENRLEWHYLPMKAEQYDQAQADVRERYF
- a CDS encoding transketolase family protein, which translates into the protein MRNEFAAAIERIGREDEKIVFLTGDLGYNALESVASALGPRFINAGVAEQNMVGMAAGLAYRGYKVFCYSIAPFAVYRCLEQFRNDACLHNMPVFIVGNGGGYGYGIMGSTHHAIEDLACLSGLQNVKTYIPAFADEVPSMLDQIVAEAGPAYLRLGVGPKTPDGAEISGTFKHVVHSTESKGTIVSLGPVTANVMTALQDKSLAGQFDVFTAMNLPLDLPAELAGQWAGKPMLVVEEHIAIGGLGQQLSAQLLSNGNAPSRFVSLTAQGYPSGRYGDQKYHQQQSGLDPANIAQQLNALTN
- a CDS encoding hybrid sensor histidine kinase/response regulator; this encodes MDTPLANHIQFHTRLVDCLRWLILYSLLLLTGTATAQTATRRFTYLTTDQGLSQNNVTSIVRDRQGFMWFGTRDGLNKYDGYNCIVYRHDPKNPTSIGHNYVQTLFIDRQGRLWIGTDEGGLSLFDARTERFTNYQRIAGDRNSFASNQILSVVQDKEGYLWVGTGRGGFSRFHHDRHTFTTYTYNAADSTSLSDPTVHSLCFDRSGILWIGTPKGLDRFEPATGRFTHYRHNQADPSSLSADNVNVVYLDSRGQLWVGTEGGGLDRVESGQKGFVHYRKAAGTTRQLSHLDVISLTEDQQHNLWIGTRNGGITVRSPNDTFSYFPYDENQPGGLNNGSIYSMYQDPTGLMWIGTYSGGVNRLITDRPKFVLYRNNPNKLDQLSNNNVLSILEDKAGNVWIGTDGGGINLLAKGATAFKSYQHQNTPQSVGSNYVLAIAEDSKGRIWTGNYKGGLSRYDPVTNRFVTDPALAQLSVSSILETPDGTLWLGTFDNLLIGYDPETKTATRIPFEAAIITDLDRFNNGQFWVTTETYGLYAFTPGKGITAHYLNSKRNPHSLSSNMINVLFQDSKKRIWIGTSSGLNLFDVAHQSFMSYGIKDGLPNEVIQSIQEDKQGNLWMSTNKGLSIFNPQTKSVRNFDRSDGLQSSSFNRRSSAQTARGQLFFGGLRGMNSFYPDSIRYNRFVPPVYNTSLQIFNKPVDVRDTNSVLQEAITQTHDLTLSYQQSVLTFGYSALNYMQSAKNQYAYKLEGFNADWVQAGTERTATYTNLNPGDYVFRVRASNNDGVWNNRGTFINLHIIPPYWQTWWFRSLVLIGLLLLLYGIYRLRIRSIRRQQVALRQQVDERTREVTSQQQVLVEQADRLTLLNDQLQQQARQEQQARQEADQANQAKSEFLATMSHEIRTPMNGVIGMTALLSDTALSEEQRDYTDTIRNCSESLMGIINDILDFSKIESGHMELAVHEVDLRACIEDVLDVCASKTSQPYLNLLYHIDPEVPLYLLGDGLRLRQVLMNLVGNAVKFTQQGEVIVGVKLAEQTAGQPRQLAFSVRDTGIGIPDSKLDRLFRAFSQVDSSHTRQYGGTGLGLVISQRLVELMGGRIDMQSEVGKGTTFSFTITYQPSQLVHPPAEPLTLPADLSVLYVDDSATSRLMAKACFDSHKIVNHVADSARQALDILAAGHSFSLLVIDRHMPNMDGIELARQIRTQYGSIPTLLLTAKGDDRSQIPVDQFAAILARPVRRQLLEQSLLKLLEMPRTVVAPQPVPAIFTADFATDCPLRILIAEDNPINEKMLVKALGKLGYSVGVARTGREALDSSPENYDLILMDMQMPEMDGLEATRLIRQQSIRQPWIVALTANALQENQQQCFDAGMDAFLTKPPRFEELKTILRQACSAMTAKP